Below is a window of bacterium DNA.
GGGCCATGGCGTGCTCGGTCTCGGAGAGGTTGACGGCGGTGACGATGGAGTCGCCCGTCGGCCACCAGCAGAAGTGGCGAGTGTCGAAGAGGTCCGGTTCGACGGTGAAGAACTGCGTTTCCGTTTCCGTGGCCCTATCGAAAACGGCGAAAGCAAACTGGTCACTCCGATAGAGGTCCACCCAATAGCCAAACCCGGAGCCGTCGGGGGTGAAATGGAGGTCGTAGCGTTGCTGGTTGTCGTCAATGAAGAAGCGGTCCTCCATTCTGTCATCGCCGTAATCGCGGAAGATATAACCGGAGAGACCAAAGCCACTGTAGTAATAGGGTCGTGCACGACCGGTATAGACGTAATCCGCCGCCTCGTCCACGCAAGAGCTGTAGGAGATAAAATCTAAGGAAGAGAATGATCTATAGTACAGGCGCTTTTGTCCAAACAGGCCATATTCAACCAAGAATCCTGGGCTGTTAAAGTACAAGCCGTTGACGCACGTAACGTAGATGCTCTCGCCATCCCCGGCCCATTGGAGTTGTTGCATGTCGGAATAAGTATTTGACGGTGCCCAGACGGTGCACACCGTCCCTTTTGGCGGGTGGTCGGTGCTGAAGACCTCGCCCTTGCCGGGCCCACTGACCAGGTCGCAGGACAGAATGAGGCAGGCTGCGAGCAGAACCCAACCGAAACCCGCTTTTCGTTGGGACATCCGAACCCTCGTTAAGTCATCGTCAGAATCATCTTTTATTATCGGGTCAGCCTTGTCAAGGGATGAATCTGTCAATCGAGAGGAGGATTCGTCCGCAGCGGCCGTACCATTGGGCGCGGACCCCCGGACGAGCGGAGCCCATACGCTCCGTTCCGACCGGATGGGCCCTTTCACGGGCTCTTGGCCTTCCTCGCCAGCCTGATGGGGACGGACGCCCCGAAGAGGACGGCCCCGAGGAGGATGATCGTCGCCCCGGTGGAGGTGTTGAGGTACACGCTCAGAATTGTCCCCCCCACGGCGGAGAGGGCCCCGAGACCGGCCGACCACCAGAAGAGAGAGCCCTGGTTCCGGGCGATGTTGCGGGCGGTCGCCGCGGGGAGAATCAACAGCGCCGTAACGAAGAGCAGCCCCACCGCCCGGATGGCCACCGCCACTATCCCCGCCACCAGCGCCGCGTGGGCGTATTCCAGGGCCGCCACGCGGACTCCCGACGCCTTCGCCACCTCCGGGCTCACCGCCGTCAGCGCCAGGCGGTTGAAGAAGAAGACCGAGAAGGCCACCGCCACGACCAGCGCGCCGAAGGCCAGGTACACCTCGGCCTCGGTGAGCGCCAGGATGTCGCCGTAGATGTAGGTCAGCATCTCCCGCCCCAGCCCCCGAAACGCGCTCAGCAAAACTATCCCCAGGGCCATCACCGCGGAGAAGACCACCCCCACGGTCGCGTCGCCGGAGAGGTGCCCCCGCCGCCGCAGCGCCGTTATCCCCAGGCCGACGAAAACGGCGAACCCGACGAGGCCGACGTAGGGCGAGACACCGGCCAGCAGGCCGACCGCCACCCCGGCGAAGCTGGAGTGGCTGACCGCGTTGGTGAAGAAGCTCATCCGGTGCCCCAGCACGCCGACCCCGACGATGCCGCAGGCGGCGGCGAGCAAGAGGCCGCCCACCAGGGCGCGGTTCAAGAACGACGCCCCGGCGAGGGCCTGGGGGAGCAGATGGTTCAGCAACTGGTAGAGCGGCTCGAACATCGTGGGCGGTTTGGTCGCATTCCGGAAAGGGTTCGTTGCTCGACGCCTCGGGGGGCCGTTTTCCGGCTACCCATCCCTGGGGTGGTGGTCGTGGAGGAAGAGGCTCACGTCCCGCCCGTACATGGCGGCGATGGTTTCCGGCGAGATGGTCTCCCGGGTGCACCCCACCCCCATCAGTCGCCGGTTGAGGCAGACGACCCGCCGGGCGTGGGCGGAGACGACGGAGAGGTCGTGACTGACCAGGACGGTGGTCAGGCCGCGCTCCTCGGTGAGCTCGGCCAGGAGCGCGGCGAAGAGCTCGCCCCCGACCGCGTCTATCCCGGAGGCCGGCTCGTCCAGTAACAGCACGTCCGGGCCGCCGTTCCTCCCCGCCAGGGCCGCCGCCAGGAGCACCCGCTGGCGCTCCCCACCGGAGAGGACGCCCAGGGGCCGATCGGCCAGATTCTCCGCCCGCATGGCCCCGAGCTGGCGCCGCGCCTCGTCGCCCGCCGAACGACTCCGCCCGAGCCACAGCGGCCGGTGCTGGAGCTTGAGGAGCAGGAAATCCATCACCGTCAGCGGCGAGCCTTCGTCCACCCCCAGCGCTTGGGGGACGTACCCGAAGCTCGGGCGGTGCGGGAAACTTGGGAAAACGACACGGCCCTCGTAGGGCACGAGCCCCAGGATGGCCTTGAGCAGCGTGGTTTTGCCCGCGCCGTTGGGTCCGATGACCGCGGTGATGACACCGGTCGGGACGTCGGCGGTGACGTCTTCCAGGACGACCCGATCGCCCAGGCGGACCGTGACGTTCGCCAGGCTGATCGCCGGTCTATCCACTACACCGGATTCGGTCATCGCCCTCCCAGGGCGGCGTCGAGGTTTTCCAGATTTTTCTCCATCACTTCGAGGAATCGGCCGGGGTCGGTGCCGCCGGTGGTGCAGGGGTCCAGGACGTAAACCGGAACCTCCGCATCCCGGGCGATGTTGCGTGCCGATCCTTCGGGGTAACCGGGCTCGACGAAGACGGCGGCGGCGCCTTTATTTCGGATCATTCCTACCAGCCGGAGCATCTCCCCGGCCGAGGGGGACGCGCCCGGCGTGAGCATCACCACGCCGGCGATTTCCAGGTCCAGGTCCCGGGCCAGGTAGCCGAAGGCGTCGTGGTTGGTGACGATGGCGCGGTTCGGCCACCCCCGGGCGGCGGTGAGCATCTTTTCGTAGAGCGCCTCTAGCCGGGCGATGAACTCCGCCGCGTTGGCGCGGTAGGCGTCGGCGTGGGCCGGGTCCGCCTCCGCCAAGGCGTCGCGGATGTTCTGCGTCATCCGCACGGCGTTGCGGGGGGAGACCCAGAGGTGGGGGTCCCACTCCCCGTGCTCGTCGCCGTGCGGTTCTCCCTGATGATTGTGGAAGGTGAGGGGCAGGGGCTCGATGCCTTCCCCGGCCGTCACGATTTCGGTCCCCTCGGGCAGGTCGGCCAGGGCGTCCCCGAGGAACCCCTCGAGGCCCAGGCCGTTGAGGATGACCAGGTCGGCGCGGTTTAGTTTTAACAGGTCCCCCGGGACGAGCTGGTAGTTGTGAATATCGCCGGCCTCGGGGCTGACCAGGACGTCCACCGTGACGCCCGTCGTATTACCCACTACATTTTCGGTAAGAAGGTATATCGGTAAAATACTAGCCACTACGGTGAGGCCGCCTCCGTCCTCGACCACCTCCCCCCCACCGCAGGAGAGGAGGAGGGTCGAGGGGATGAACGCTAGGAAAGCGCGGACCTTCATTTCTCCTCGACCTCCGGCTCATCGGGACGGAGCGCGTTTGAACATCCGGGGCAGAGCCCGCTCAGGTTCAGCTCAACCCCCTCCACCACGTACCGCATCGGCAGGGCGGGGCGGGGGACGGGGACCGTTTCGAGGCAGGTTGTGATCCCACACGCGTCACAGGTGAAGTGGGCGTGGGCGTGGTCCGAGGCGCCGAAGCGCGTCGCCGCCCCCGTGGTTATCCGCCGCAGAAGTCCGGCCTCGGCGAGGTCGTTCAGCACCCGGTAGAGGGTGACACGGTCGAGCCTGGGCTCCAGCCGTTCCTCGATCTCCGCGTGGCTCAACGGCCGGTCGCCGGCGAGGATGACGTCCAGGGTCCGCACGCGCGGGTCGGTGCAGCGCAGGCCTTTCTTTTTCAGCAACACCCCGGCGGTCTCGGTTTTCAACTTCAGTCCCCGGTGAAATGCATCCGCCGATGGATTCGTAGATTACACTCACGGCTATCGTCGGCGGGAGACGGGCGGCCAGCCCTCGGGATTATAACGCAACTATGTTGCAGATGCAAGTGGATTGCTTCTCTATCGGTTGACAACGCTGGGCCCCGCCGGTAGGATTAGCCCGCCCGAGTACACACAGGCGCGCCCCCGGGGTTTTCCCGCACGCGCCCCTTCAGCCGGAAGTCGGTCATGCCCCACCCCATCCAGCGGCTCAAAGAGTGGTTCGGCGGTCTCTCCCCGGCCAGGAAGTGGATCTACCCCATCGTCACGGTGCTCCTGATCGGTGGAATCACCGTCGGCCTGGTCATCCTCCTGTCCGTCCCCGCCGAGGCGGGGCGGCTGGTGCCCGAGGGGGTGGAGATTGTCGAGGCGAAGCTCCCCTCCCCCGTGCAGATAACCACGGGCGAGGGCAACGACAGCACGCCGGCCGTCTCGCCGGACGGCACCCTGGTGGCCTTCGCCTCCGACCGGAGCGGCAACTCCGATCTTTACGTCGTCCCCGCCGCCGGGGGCGAGCTGCACCAGCTCACCCATTCCACCTCGGACGAAAAGGACCCCCACTACTCGCCCGACGGCTCCTCCCTGGTCTATGTCTCGCGGGTCGAGGGCGATTACGACGTCTGGGTGATGGACGCCCGTGGCGGGGGTGAGCTGCGGCTGACCCACCACGAGGGGGACGAGACGGAGCCCCGGTGGAGCCCGATTCAGTTCCAGAGCGACACCCTCCACTACCGCGTCCTCTACGGTTCCGCGGAGGGACCGTTCACCGTTCGCGAGGACGGCTCGGACAGACAACCGGTCGCGCTCCCCGTCGAAGGGGTGTCCCATCTGCGCTGGACGCCCCACGGCCTCGGCGTACTGGGGGAGGCGGAAACCGACGAGGGGGTCACCGTGGTGGCCACCGGGCTGGAGGGTATTTTCCCCGTCGAGGGGGTTCACGGCCGCGGGCCGCTCCTTTCCCCAAACATGACGGGCCTCCTGTTCATCGGCAGCCTGAACGGCAACCACCGCATCTACTACTACGAGCCCTCCCGCGGTCGGCTCCTCAAGCTCAACCCCCTTTCCGAGCCCGGCCGGTTGGCCTGGGCGCCCGACGGTTCCGGCTTCTACTACACCGACCTGGTGGACGGCTTCAGTAAGATTTTCTACCAACCGCTCCCCCTGCCGCTCTCCGACGTGACGAACCTCTGGCAGTACGACCTGCGGCCCGAGCAGCTCGACGCCCTCGAGCGGAGTTCGTTGATTTACGGCGACCGACGCTGGCCCCTCTTCGATCAGCCCTACCTGGAGGAGTCCCCGGGAGACGTCGTCTTCGCCTCTTCCTACACCCGGCCGACCTACGTCACCGCCGACGCCCTCGAGGAGCTGACCGACTACTACCTCGACTTCCTCCTCCTGGCCCTGGAGGAGGACACGGCGCGCCTGGAGCTCGTCAATTTCTACTTCGCCCTCGACGCCCGGCTGAAACAGGAGATACACCAGCTCGAGGAGGCCCGCTCCTACGCGCTGGCCAACCCCGAGTCGCTCCTGGTGGCCCAGGTCGGCGGCGTGGCGGCCTACGACGTCCTGATGGACCACCTCCGATTCCTCGCCTCTTACGTCGAGGTGGGGGGGGAGCTCCTGGTCCCGGCCAACGTCGTGCGCGCCGGAATCACGAACCCCGACGCCTTCCAGGCCGCCACGGCCATCCGGGGCGGGGCGGGACCGGCCCCCGTCGTCAGCCGGGGGAATGACGGCTACCCCGCCGAGTTCTTCCAGGCGCCGGACTGGGTGCGGCGGACCAGCGAGGCGGCCGCCGGGTTCTACCGCGGCTACAACTGGGCCAGCCGCGTCAAGTTCCGCCTGACCGACCGGGATCAGACCCTCGAGGCGCTCATTCTCACCTACCTTCTCGGCTCCGGCGAGCTGCGCTCCAGTTGGGGCCGCCTCGACGACGCCTTCGCCTTCCAGTTCGGCGAGGCCGACGACTTCGACGTGGACACCCTGGACGACCTGATGCGCGAGTCCTACGGCGCCGACGTCACCCTGGCCGAGCTGGCCGATCCCGAGGGGCTGGCCCGCTTCACGGAGGCCGTGGCCGGGATTCAGGCCAAGATTGCCGAGGACAATCCCGAAGAGGCCGAGAAAGAGCCGACCTTCGCCCTCTTTGCCGAGCGGACGTGGCCGTTGGAGGTCTACCTGGCCACTCTGCGCAGCCCCGCCGTCGGAACGGACGAGACGCGCCGCCCGAGCGCGGGCCTCTTGGACATCGCCGCCGCCGACGGGAGCGAGGCGGCCTGGAAGCAACTTTTCGACGCGCAGGGCGAGGGCGGATACGCCGGTTTCGAGGAAGCGCTGAACGCGGTCAAGGGCGATCTGCGCCGCCACGACGACGGGCTCTTCTACGGCTGGATGCGCGCCCTGCGACCTTTCCTCGCCACGCCGGAGTCGCCGGAGGGGGAGGAGGAATCCGGTCCTGCGGTGGGCATCGCAGCCCTTCGCGCCGCCTACGCGTTCTGCGGTGGGTTGCTGGCGCTGACCACGGAGCCGATGGCCCTCGAGAGCGAGCCCGCGGTGCCCCCCTCGATCGGGACGACCGGCGAGACGCCCGCGCTCCCCCTTCCCTACGTGTACGTCGAACCCTCTCCGGAGCTCTTCGAGCGTCTGGCGGGGCTGGTCAAGAGCCAACACGACCTGTTGCGCGAGACGGGGCTCTTCCCCGAATTCGCCCCCCTGGCCGGGAGCGAGGCGCTGGCCGCGGTCCAGGCGGCCGAGCTGGCCCGCCAACGGGAGAATCCCACGGCCGAGGAGCTTCTGG
It encodes the following:
- a CDS encoding metal ABC transporter permease produces the protein MFEPLYQLLNHLLPQALAGASFLNRALVGGLLLAAACGIVGVGVLGHRMSFFTNAVSHSSFAGVAVGLLAGVSPYVGLVGFAVFVGLGITALRRRGHLSGDATVGVVFSAVMALGIVLLSAFRGLGREMLTYIYGDILALTEAEVYLAFGALVVAVAFSVFFFNRLALTAVSPEVAKASGVRVAALEYAHAALVAGIVAVAIRAVGLLFVTALLILPAATARNIARNQGSLFWWSAGLGALSAVGGTILSVYLNTSTGATIILLGAVLFGASVPIRLARKAKSP
- a CDS encoding metal ABC transporter ATP-binding protein, with translation MTESGVVDRPAISLANVTVRLGDRVVLEDVTADVPTGVITAVIGPNGAGKTTLLKAILGLVPYEGRVVFPSFPHRPSFGYVPQALGVDEGSPLTVMDFLLLKLQHRPLWLGRSRSAGDEARRQLGAMRAENLADRPLGVLSGGERQRVLLAAALAGRNGGPDVLLLDEPASGIDAVGGELFAALLAELTEERGLTTVLVSHDLSVVSAHARRVVCLNRRLMGVGCTRETISPETIAAMYGRDVSLFLHDHHPRDG
- a CDS encoding metal ABC transporter substrate-binding protein, translating into MKVRAFLAFIPSTLLLSCGGGEVVEDGGGLTVVASILPIYLLTENVVGNTTGVTVDVLVSPEAGDIHNYQLVPGDLLKLNRADLVILNGLGLEGFLGDALADLPEGTEIVTAGEGIEPLPLTFHNHQGEPHGDEHGEWDPHLWVSPRNAVRMTQNIRDALAEADPAHADAYRANAAEFIARLEALYEKMLTAARGWPNRAIVTNHDAFGYLARDLDLEIAGVVMLTPGASPSAGEMLRLVGMIRNKGAAAVFVEPGYPEGSARNIARDAEVPVYVLDPCTTGGTDPGRFLEVMEKNLENLDAALGGR
- a CDS encoding Fur family transcriptional regulator — translated: MKTETAGVLLKKKGLRCTDPRVRTLDVILAGDRPLSHAEIEERLEPRLDRVTLYRVLNDLAEAGLLRRITTGAATRFGASDHAHAHFTCDACGITTCLETVPVPRPALPMRYVVEGVELNLSGLCPGCSNALRPDEPEVEEK
- a CDS encoding DUF3160 domain-containing protein, with translation MPHPIQRLKEWFGGLSPARKWIYPIVTVLLIGGITVGLVILLSVPAEAGRLVPEGVEIVEAKLPSPVQITTGEGNDSTPAVSPDGTLVAFASDRSGNSDLYVVPAAGGELHQLTHSTSDEKDPHYSPDGSSLVYVSRVEGDYDVWVMDARGGGELRLTHHEGDETEPRWSPIQFQSDTLHYRVLYGSAEGPFTVREDGSDRQPVALPVEGVSHLRWTPHGLGVLGEAETDEGVTVVATGLEGIFPVEGVHGRGPLLSPNMTGLLFIGSLNGNHRIYYYEPSRGRLLKLNPLSEPGRLAWAPDGSGFYYTDLVDGFSKIFYQPLPLPLSDVTNLWQYDLRPEQLDALERSSLIYGDRRWPLFDQPYLEESPGDVVFASSYTRPTYVTADALEELTDYYLDFLLLALEEDTARLELVNFYFALDARLKQEIHQLEEARSYALANPESLLVAQVGGVAAYDVLMDHLRFLASYVEVGGELLVPANVVRAGITNPDAFQAATAIRGGAGPAPVVSRGNDGYPAEFFQAPDWVRRTSEAAAGFYRGYNWASRVKFRLTDRDQTLEALILTYLLGSGELRSSWGRLDDAFAFQFGEADDFDVDTLDDLMRESYGADVTLAELADPEGLARFTEAVAGIQAKIAEDNPEEAEKEPTFALFAERTWPLEVYLATLRSPAVGTDETRRPSAGLLDIAAADGSEAAWKQLFDAQGEGGYAGFEEALNAVKGDLRRHDDGLFYGWMRALRPFLATPESPEGEEESGPAVGIAALRAAYAFCGGLLALTTEPMALESEPAVPPSIGTTGETPALPLPYVYVEPSPELFERLAGLVKSQHDLLRETGLFPEFAPLAGSEALAAVQAAELARQRENPTAEELLEEAPAAGEALVLSGIRVEDVYRRFYDLLTRLGTIARQQVSGVPLTPDDQYYLLRFGQLMRELTRDTFRQGSLGYLPGTACARVANFEADEGYLALGLGEAEELLRIVPRPGGGRLLVVGAAYGYYEMGRRTPMLLSDWLGQVAAEPPPIRPGWTASFAPEPGPRTSGTENVPNEPKG